The proteins below come from a single Ptychodera flava strain L36383 chromosome 6, AS_Pfla_20210202, whole genome shotgun sequence genomic window:
- the LOC139135318 gene encoding collagen triple helix repeat-containing protein 1-like, with amino-acid sequence MKQCAWDNINYSGPNGIIKECEFAKRSDTTALRVLWNGNLRVRSRSVPESCFRWYFTFNGEECNNPVPIDSAVSSTSDENRHRVTSIEGLCYGIPPGRVNVEFRLSGCPDVSPGGEAYTGWNSASRIIVEEILTSY; translated from the exons ATGAAACAGTGTGCATGGGATAATATAAACTACTCTGGCCCCAATGGCATTATTAAG GAGTGTGAATTCGCCAAACGATCCGACACGACCGCGCTCCGAGTCCTGTGGAATGGTAATCTACGTGTAAGGTCACGTTCAGTTCCAGAATCTTGCTTTCGTTGGTACTTCACATTCAACGGAGAAGAATGCAACAATCCAGTGCCAATAGACAGTGCCGTGTCCTCTACGAGCGACGAAAACCGTCACCGCGTGACATCAA TAGAAGGTCTGTGTTATGGTATACCACCCGGCAGAGTTAATGTGGAATTCCGTCTCTCAGGATGTCCAGACGTATCTCCAGGCGGTGAAGCCTATACTGGATGGAACTCGGCCTCTCGCATCATTGTCGAGGAAATTCTCACATCGTACTAG
- the LOC139134304 gene encoding collagen triple helix repeat-containing protein 1-like: MTGITMVSTCRFFSPILVTICVIIAGGVACEEKPKPSEPPRCTSCCGPAPAGIPGIPGTPGSPGRDGHDGAKGEKGDTGSPGTVENPSGPLTHVMKQCAWPVLNDDRTSGIIKVCEFTKRSDRTALRVLWNGDLRFMANTNGVGACSRWYFTFNGEECSDPVPIDSYIYSNSVNNRHRTTSIEGLCFGISAGRVDVEFRLRRCNGYTVDGRPYTGRQSAVRIIVEEIHLAD; encoded by the exons ATGACCGGCATCACGATGGTGTCCACTTGTCGTTTCTTTTCTCCAATCTTGGTAACGATTTGCGTAATTATCGCTGGTGGCGTCGCTTGTGAAGAAAAGCCAAAGCCATCGGAG CCTCCCAGGTGCACTTCTTGCTGCGGTCCGGCACCTGCTGGAATCCCCGGCATTCCCGGCACCCCTGGCAGCCCAGGACGAGATGGACATGACGGGGCCAAAGGTGAAAAGGGTGATACAGGTTCCCCAGGGACTGTAGAGAATCCTAGTGGTCCTCTGACTCATGTTATGAAACAGTGTGCGTGGCCAGTTTTGAACGATGACCGTACCAGTGGTATCATCAAG GTGTGTGAATTCACCAAACGATCTGACAGGACAGCTCTGCGAGTCCTATGGAATGGTGATCTGCGTTTTATGGCGAATACTAATGGCGTAGGAGCTTGCTCTCGTTGGTACTTCACTTTCAACGGTGAGGAATGTAGCGATCCAGTACCCATAGACAGCTATATTTACTCAAATAGTGTCAATAATCGCCATCGTACAACTTCAA TCGAAGGGCTGTGCTTCGGTATATCAGCTGGCAGAGTGGATGTGGAATTCCGTCTCAGGAGGTGCAACGGTTACACAGTAGACGGCAGGCCCTATACCGGGCGGCAGTCGGCCGTTCGAATTATCGTGGAGGAAATTCACCTAGCGGATTAA